The following nucleotide sequence is from Drosophila kikkawai strain 14028-0561.14 chromosome 2L, DkikHiC1v2, whole genome shotgun sequence.
ATAGTAGGTGATAGTGGATAGATATTAATGGAGATGTGAATAGTTTTCTTaattcctttttaaaaattaaaaatctaaacaaaAGTTAGTACAAAATCGAATTAaaccaaacaaattttaatgttaaatatataaaaggaaacacttaaatattttccatatcaacacatttatttgttgttatatttattgtaagaatttaataacaaatccAAAAAGCACTCTACATATCTTAACATTCTAGAgactttcaaattttaaagagTTCTACGCAATCGAACATTGACAATTGTCGTAACAGGGTCTTATCATTTCCTTCTGAGACGAGCCCCTTTTTTTCCCGACAATCAAATGATAATATTAAGTGCACAAAACTTAAAGGTACAGTTgcgcaaaagtttttaaaaaactaaagatTTGCTAGAAGAATTCAAGTAACACAAGTTTcttgcaatttaaaaattaagaaaaaaataagtaaataaaattcacATATTGTAGATCATCACAAAAGCTATGACTAGGCCTTAGCTGGTAATACCTTTAAGAGTAGGTGGTAATCTTGACGGGAGATAAGGGAGCAGAAACCCCACTAGACCCTGGAGATAAGAGGCCTATGCTGGCGCTCTCCTACCAGCccctaaattaaaaatacgcCTATCATGCACTGAAAACGTGATCAATTGTATAGTGGGAAGAAATGTGCTATATCATCTACATTAGTTACACCCCGGGTAGGATTCGACCTAGTGGAAATGTCATTGCTGGCGTTTCTATAATCAATATTTCGCCTTATCGGATTGTTTGCAAATCCTTGATTTAGAGAGGGAGAAATTATTGAGAAAAGTTTCAATAAGGAAGAAGGAAAGGTGAGACAAGCATTAGGATCATATATTTcaccttaaaatatatatataaaacgttTACTTTttcaaattagttttttttttttattttatgttacttgtttaattatataaaatctatatttattcCTCATCAAACTTGTTCAGCACACCGATCTGCTTGCGGATGGTATCCTCGATCTCGGCGAAGAGCAAGCTGTCGGCATAGGTTACATTCTTGTTCTCCACTTCGCCGGCGAGGATGGACTGACGCACAGCCTCAGCCTCGTACCTCATGGCCTCGGAGTTGGCATAGTTGGTCTGATACTTGCCTTTGGGCGGGAGCCACTCCTTCTCCTGACCATCGATGTCGATCATCTTGTTAGGCGTCCAGAAGTCAATGAGCTAATGGTataattaagaatatatatattaaattctgTTAAATCATGATTGATTAGATTAGACTTACGGTAACCTGTCCTTTGGTGCCCTTGATCACGGCAGTGTTGGACAGTTTTTCCTTGGAGGAGAAACGCATGCGAGCAGTGCGTCCGCCACTGTAAGTCAAAGTGGCACTGACATCATCGTCGATGCCCTCGGCATTGAGTGATCCCTTGGACTCGATCTTCTGGGGCTTCTCCTGGAAGGCCCACTGCGAGGCCTGGATGGCGTAAATGCCCAAATCATAGACCACTCCGCCTCCAAGCTCGCGTTTTCTTTGGAAACGATTGCTagtaagaatttattttgaatatttaattgtcTCTGTTTACTCACTGCAAACGATCCACATGTTCCAGGGGGAAGCCAAAGTTGACCTCCACGTCCTTGATCTGTCCCAGCTGGCCGCCAGCGATGAGCTCCTTGACGCGCTGGTACGAGGGGAAGAAGCGAGACCACACCGCCTCCATGAAGAATCTCTTGTTGGCCTTTGCTGCCGCCAGGATGCCCTCCACTTGCTTCTTGTTCATGGCCAGAGGCTTCTCGCAGAGCACATGCTTGCCATTGTTCAGCATAAGCACGGCCACCTCGTAGTGCTGTGGGTTCAGGGTGCCAATATAGACAACATCTGGGGAATAGAATTAAgattaattagtttttttatagttaaaagtttacaaaattaaaaggtgTAAAGGTAAAGGTAAAATTCGTTGAATATTATCAGGAAATACTCACCCACATCACCGCTCTTGGCCAGCTCCTCGTAACTTCCGAGGGCCTTGGGGATCGAGTGCTTGGTGGCAAACTCCTGGGCGCGATCCAGGGATCGGGCGGCAATAGCCTGGACCTTGTGGTCGGTGCCGGGCAAAGTGCTCAGAGCAATGACAAAGTCCTCGCTGATCTTGCCAGCTGAAGCGATTCCCCAACGGATCAGTTTCGACATGTTGCTGGCTTCTGGGACGGGCTGCGAATGAGTGGAGGAGCCAAGTGAATTGTTAGTTAAATATGGGTGGGAACCAGCGCGGAACAGCCGCGTTATCAGCAAAGAGAAGGGAGAATGCTAGAAGCTCTCTCGCTTTGAGTGTTTATCTTCCTCCAGCAATTGTTTGGAAGCAAATCGACCAAAAGTAACAATTGTGTTATTTCACAATGTTATTGAGTTTGACCTTGTTTGAGTATGACTTTAATTATTCTGGATGCCACCTGTATTCAATCCAAAGTTATCAGTCGATCGAACGAGCCCTCTCCTCTCGCTCCCGTTGCCAATAATTTCCtccataaatcaaaaattcttGTCACGTTCGCACTACTGAACAGAGATAAATCGAATAAAacctataataatatttataagaggagtatttttatatagtcacgatttaattaatttattaggaACTTTTCTCTTGGAGCCTGAAACAAAtatttctcttaaaaaaaagtaaagccaAAGATGGTTTTCAACtgtaaaaaccaaaattaacaaaaagtatataataACTAAATCCTAAGGGATTATTGACTTAAAGCTTATTTTTCCTCATCCATATAAATTACTTCCACCACTCATTTTCTTCCAGTGCAGTGATATTTCATAGCATTATCCCCGGTAaccatttgtttgtttgtcttaGCTTTTGAGCTGACAAGTgttttacaataaattacaCTTAAGCACTTCGgcatttctaattaatttccttttttgcaTTTGCAGTTGATTTGCATATAAAACTTATAATAGCCTTGAGAATGTAATTAGCCGgttattttttgctttgtaatttgtaataataacACGACTTGactttaaatttgttaaaattttataattaactcccataaagtatatataaactatatatccAATTAAATGCCTTACGTTCAACTTGTGGCAGAACTAAACGTTTGGATAAAACTTTCCACTGTGTTGTGTTTACGTGCGACAGTTCTATTTATAACCTTTTTATAAACTATACTCTGTACACCCAACGACATAAAACGATTCGATTTCCTTGATTTACTCAAGCTCAGGGCTTTTGACGCTCTCACTGGGTGCACAATATAAAAACGACATTCTCAACGTTGCTCTGTGAATGCTTTTTAGAAGAAGAAGTTGTGTATTTGCTtagatatttcaaaaatagTTGGCGCAATGAGGATTAGATATGAAAATACATCAAGTTTAAGCTAAATAAGGATGTAATGTTTACGATAAAGAGTCAAAATTGCTTCCACAGCAACCGAATTTCTACAACAAAAGGAGCAAAAGTACCAAGCTTTGTTTGATTCTTAAAAAAGATTTACAAGAACGTATAAAAGCGCCTTTTAAACAGAACTTTGGAATATAAGAATCACACTTAACCTATAGtaaactataaattataacCTAAAGTGATCTTTAAGGGAAAAATCACATTGTTATGATTTCTTTTCCAACATTTGTTGGTGGAATCGGGAATTTTCTGCTTCCATGCGGTTCATAGTTTTTTCCAAACGCTCCAAAACGGTCAGACGCCGTTCGCCCAGATATATTAATTGCTCCCTAAACTTTCGCAGCTCCCTGTTGCGTTCTCTAGCGGCCGCCAGCATTCCCACCTCGAAGGGAACAgattttttcgcttttttcgGGGGTGGCTTGGAAGACTGGTCGTCGTCACGATACCCCGTAGTTTTTTCCTGGGCAACAGgtctttttacttttttcgGGGTTGGCTCGGGAGACTGGTCGTCACGTTTCCCTTCTAAATCTTCGGCATTGGCCTCCAGATATTCGGTCAAGTATTCAGTTTCTTCGTAAGCTTCGTCAAACTTATCAAAACTGTCCActaaatttaaagatttttacaATCTGGAATAACCaaagaatatattaaatattcaatttaccCGGGTTTGCAGGTCTGCAGTGCCTGAACATCTCGTGGAGTCTCTCAAAGTGAATCCAATGCGACTCCAGTTTTTTTGCTTCCACTCTGAAACGGAGAAGTGTTTGAGTCTATGCCCAGGTGATAAGTTCCGGGAATTCACCTGTACTTCTTGGTTAAGTTTTCCTGCTTGTTGCGCACCTCTTTCGCCTCGATTCCAATAAATCCAGCATCGTCCAGCTGTTTGGCCATCATCCTCCTAATTTGAGTTTTTGTCAAGCCGGTATACGGCTCCAAGTTCCGTATGCTCCTTTCCCACATATCCAAAAGCATCTCCTCGTAATACTGCGACCACGAAACGGATAGTTTGCGTCTATTTAGGCTCATCTAAAGTCGGTTAAATTGGTTATTTTGAAAAGTTtgttttttgaatatattcattgtttaccttttttttaggATTCACAGTCAGCTGTTTATAGGGAtgggaaaaatataacaatatatcgatattttgtcTGAATATATCGCGATATTTTAAagtctggtacttttggtcgctgggaccgaaaagtctggcaacactggtAGCTCGCACagcagcgttgccagacttttgaGTCCCAGCTaccagtgttgccagacttttcggtcccagcgaccaaaagtaccagatcgtcaatatatcgatatttttcctGAAAATGGGAGtgctgccagacttttcggtccGAGTTGACAGCGCTGCCAGACTTTGCGATcagagcgaccaaaagtaccagatcgtccgTGCATGAGAACAGCGAGGATGCAAACCATATCACGGATGAGAACCTGGTACATTTTCTGAAGGTACATACAGTGGCGGTCCAAAAGGTAGGCCACattagaggtttacgccgatggttaaaggcatcggcggcggcgtagaggtcaaaatgactcggcggcggcggcgtagtagtcagaaagaaccggcggcggcggcgcgtcaaataaggcaaaaaggccattttaatgagttatttttttttttttaagttttataaagaacaatgacactgaaggccgcgctgaagctgcgccgatgccgcaccagcggcgcgccgcggcgcgccgttattttcataatttggcggcggcgcgtcaaataaggcaaaaatcggcggcggcggcggcgtggcgcggcggcgtatatgtctaggCCACATATACACTAACTATCttcaattgatttaaaatctgtATTATATCTGTATAGTAATTCTTTGTGGAATATAAATTGCAATAAATTactactttaaaaataataattataattattaaataacttaaaattaattaaaatagattaGTAGACTGGAGTAATAATGATTGATGAACTCCCTGATTCGACTCATTTTATTTCTTGAAAGGCGTTAgcatttatgtttaattaaaatcaaacaacaaaagatatatataaagaaaaaaagataaatCAATAAGGAACCCTGtatcataaattaataaataaccCTGTTTTTATGATGattttaatttggcatttatCATAACCATTTGATATCGTTCCGATTGATCGCCCGTACACACAGATACCCACACACACTTGGTTAACTGGTCTTCAGATACGAGTATTTTCTTTCGCAGCTCGCCAGAGCTACTCAAGTGTATCCAAACCTAGTATTGGAGCAGCATAATTGGCATATGGTTTTGTGAATACTGAGTTTACTTTTCAGTCTCCAGTTCAGTTCGGTTCGCTTGAAGAATCCATCTTCTCCTGTGATATTTCGTGCcaattttctaatttaaagCTGCATATTTatgcgcacacacacaaatcaaTTCATTCGGTCTCGTGAGTTTcgtgcataaattaataagctCAAATGTAATTTCGTTTTTCGCGTGTACATTGATATATAAATTATCATAAAAACGACGGCGAAATGGAAAATCCCCGGGGTGGGATGGGGTGCTGCGGCAGAGGGGCAGCTGTCATGGCGGCCgcagcggaaacggaaacaaaaCAGCATCCCAATGGGGTCAGCGACGACGACCAGTTTCGGTCAGTAGTGTGTCACATGAAATATCCATCATAATAGCCAGGCCTGTTCGTCGGAGCCATGGTGAGATTATATGCCATTTTATTCGCTGGCTCGcctaattgattttatttttatttcgtgctgctctgagtgtgtgtgtttgctcgAAATAATAGTCGTGCGACTGTAGTTGGGCGACTAATTAGCGTTcacaaataattgaataatgaTCCGCTGTGCCGCTCTTAAGCGTTTCCTCTAAACAGGAACtggttgcagttgcagcttTTCCATTTGATTTATGCGACCAGCGAAAATGGCCATAATAAATGGTATTTTTGAAAATCAGGACAGGGACATTCGGAAGTGACATGGATATCTGCGTAAATCAAGTTGGGATTTGATTAataatggaaatatatttttggaataATCTTTATATTCTCTTTACttgtattgtatttaaaaagatAATGAATTGATGAATTTAgaattcttttaaaatgtgTATTAAAGTCTACAAATGAACatatcttttttatttttaatttaattaaatatatattattgcaaatttttggctcatttttaattgatttaaaactGCCGCAATTTCCGTGTCAATAAAAGGAATAACATACATTATAATTCATATATCCTAGCAATATATcctttgaataaaaaatatgtgtaATATATCCATTGTTACCCCACCACATATggcttcattttcatttcatatttatggCAAATCATTTCTCAATTTTACACCGTTTAACtcccgaaaaaaaagaggcaaCCAAATATTAACACATTCATCTCCCCTGTAGCACACCTAGGCGTGTATATCAAAGAAATACCAGTGAAATGgcaaaattaatgttttttgtGTAAATATAAGGCATGCATATTTCATGACAACGTGCCAAAGCTTCAAAAATAACCAGAGCGACAGCAGGGGATGGATTGGGAGCGAGCATTTAAGTTAATGGGTCGCGTCTTTATGTCTCGCTGTCTGCCCGTCATTGTAtttatgcattatttatttttgtttttatacacTTTGTTATCATTGCTTTTATCATTAATATGAACATGTTAAAGAACATtaatttatacatatgtatttggCGCAGGCAAACGAACAACGCGTGGCTGCGTATAATTTCGATTGGCGCCTATCAGTATGCAATGGCatttggtttaattttattaaaaatatatttaaaggtaaCTAAAGATTGTGATGAAAAATGAATGataatgataaatatataaatataaatttaattaaatattctttttttttttgtcatttcaaatttttttgagtTTCACAATCAAAATACAATAACTTGATGCCGATAGTTGAtggcttttttaattttcgttGTCATGCGTGCTTATTGCACTGTTTGCTTATAATTCGCAATGTTTcgcaatttttaaatttatttccccTCGTTTTCGCCATTCGTTATGCTGTCAATTGTCAAATGGATATGCGCCTATGATGCAGAAAATGtgaaacaaaagcaaagagcGTCCATTCGCCTTGcaataacatttatttatttacaatttatactTTATGCCATTGCAATTGTGTGCGCTTCCGGTTTATGTGTTTCTCTCTTTTTGCTTTTCCTCCGCTCGGGTCAATTCGATTGTTTAAAGTGCAATTTTATGAAAGCGTTAACGGGGAATTACATTTTGTACACGTAATCCACCCCTTACCGCCCACTAAGCCGTCGCCGACccacaaaatatatagttgttgttgatttgtagatttgaaaatttattggaGCAGAAAAAAGGACTATTTCACGGGAAATTTGTTAAGCTTACAGCTGGTCAGTAGTGGTGGAGTTAATTGGAAAATGTATGCATACAAGAAAGGAAATGTAGTTTCTTTCACCGAACAATGTGtgtttgccacgcccacacacCCGTTACCCACAATGGATTCTTTAGCAGATCTGATAATTTGCACATTTTATAGTTAGTTGGATACAAACATTTGGGGACATTCGCTTTAATTGCTTTTTTCCCCTCCATTTTGCATAATTAGAATTTGATAAAATGTTTCAATGGCTTTTTCCCCAATTGCAACATATTCCCGCCCCATTCATGCCACGCCCATTGCATGCTGCCATGTTGCATGAACATGTGAGGGGggggtgtgtgcgtgtgtatgcgGTGACTTGCTGTGCAAATTCGATTTTAATAATTGGAATTTATCTCTGATCAAATTTCGTGGTTGCTGAAAATGTGTTCCATGCACGGAAAGAAAATAGAGAGATTAACGATTTAGTATTAAGATTGACGGATTATATATCCTAGCCTTGCAGTTGGTTGATTATATATCCTAGCAGGATCTACTTGCAGTCTAATCATGCTTAATATTGAGTTCTGTTAACAAACAGGTACTAAAAACATCCATTGGCCAAGCCAGATACAACTTAAAACTCATGCCATAATTTCcagatttaatataaaacttaacagaataacattttccattttaatacTGCCTTTCTCCGTGTACTTTTCTACCCCAAAAAACTCCCCTCACCCCGCAAATGCCCAGTaaattaaattggtttttaatagGCCAACGATGCGTTTTTGCCCCAAAAACATCGATTGGCGTCGATTGATTTGGCAGTTAACAAACATTTCTGGTCTCTGCCTTGCCCCGCCCtgaaaaaaaacatcaaaagTTTGCCAGGGAAATAATTCCCAGAATTTGCACATATTTGTAGCCAGCTATGTCAGCGCCTTGAAGAAAATTGCCTGGCAAGTGGAGCTTAGCTGTCGAAGGAGCTGATCGCATTTAGAGCTGAcacccacacatacacacccaCAAGTCATCTGCATTTCCCTGGCGCTGACTTTTCCGCATCGAATTGCCTGGGAAATTGTATTGACACTCATCGTCCTGGCTGCTCTGTTCAGCTCTGCTCCTTCGGGTTTCCTTTGCTCGTCCTATCTGCCTCTTTATTTGCTGATGCGACAAATTGACAGGCGAAATGGAATGGGTTGGCAGGCGAATTTGTTAATAATCTGGCATGTCTTATATGGATTGCAGGCAGCAGAACTAAGCGTGTTTCTGTCGGAGTTATTGGCGATGAATGCAATTAGTCCCATCTGTCAGGGAAACCtactatttaaaatgaaattaaaatttatggaataccagaattaaattaaaaggcaACGAATCTTGATACACATACTTTTCtatagcatttatttatatgatttttttgtattcaaattaaatgttatacTTAAATTCCTTTCCCATAAATTCCGTTTTCAGACACATACTTTAGTGCCCTGGAAGTAcccttaattaaataataaaatatgctAGCAATGTTAGCTTTCAGAATCCTTTTTTTCATGACA
It contains:
- the LOC108074604 gene encoding trans-1,2-dihydrobenzene-1,2-diol dehydrogenase, which produces MSKLIRWGIASAGKISEDFVIALSTLPGTDHKVQAIAARSLDRAQEFATKHSIPKALGSYEELAKSGDVDVVYIGTLNPQHYEVAVLMLNNGKHVLCEKPLAMNKKQVEGILAAAKANKRFFMEAVWSRFFPSYQRVKELIAGGQLGQIKDVEVNFGFPLEHVDRLQKRELGGGVVYDLGIYAIQASQWAFQEKPQKIESKGSLNAEGIDDDVSATLTYSGGRTARMRFSSKEKLSNTAVIKGTKGQVTLIDFWTPNKMIDIDGQEKEWLPPKGKYQTNYANSEAMRYEAEAVRQSILAGEVENKNVTYADSLLFAEIEDTIRKQIGVLNKFDEE
- the LOC108074605 gene encoding uncharacterized protein, producing the protein MSLNRRKLSVSWSQYYEEMLLDMWERSIRNLEPYTGLTKTQIRRMMAKQLDDAGFIGIEAKEVRNKQENLTKKYRVEAKKLESHWIHFERLHEMFRHCRPANPVDSFDKFDEAYEETEYLTEYLEANAEDLEGKRDDQSPEPTPKKVKRPVAQEKTTGYRDDDQSSKPPPKKAKKSVPFEVGMLAAARERNRELRKFREQLIYLGERRLTVLERLEKTMNRMEAENSRFHQQMLEKKS